Genomic window (Streptomyces sp. SLBN-31):
GACGAGGTCCTCCGAGCCCAGCCCGATGGAGCGGTGGATGGCGTGCATGGGGATGTCGTGCCCCGCCTGCCGGAAGGCTTCCCACCAGGTCACCACGTGCAGGTGGTTGGTGTCGGCGAGGGTTCCGTCGACGTCGAACACGGCCGCCCGTTCCATGCGCGCTCCTTCTCCCCGGCCGCCCGGACCGGCAGTTTCATCACAGCCGCTCGGGTACCACGTCAGGTGCCCGGCACTCCTGTCGGCAGACTGCGTCGCCCCGCCCAGGCGAGCAGGTCCTCCCGCGACCACGTGTTCACCACGCGCTCGGCCGGCACCCCGCACTCCTCGGCCCGGGCGCAGCCGAGGATCTGCCAGTCCAGCTGGCCGGGGGCGTGCGCGTCGGTGTCGATGGAGAACAGCACGCCCGCCTCCACCGCCCGGCGCAGCAGCCGCCGCGGGGGGTCCAGCCGCTCGGGCCTGCTGTTGATCTCCAGAGCGGTGCCCGTCTCGGCCAGCGCGGCGAACACCTCGTCGGGCTCGAACTCCGACTCCGGCCGGCCCCGCCCGGTCACCAGCCGCCCGGTGCAGTGTCCCAGCACGTCGGAGTGCGGATCGCGGACGGCAGCCACCATGCGGCGGGTCATCGCGCGGGCGTCCATGCGCAGCTTGGAGTGCACCGACACCACGACCACGTCGAGCCGTTCGAGCAGCTCGGGCTCCTGGTCGAGCGAGCCGTCGTCGAGGATGTCGCACTCGATGCCGGTGAGCAGCCGGAACGGCGCCCAGCCGGCGTTCAGCTCCGCCACCACGTCCAGCTGCCGCCGCAGCCGCTCGGGGGACAGGCCGCGGGCCACGGTCAGCCTGGGGGAGTGGTCGGTCAGCACCGCCCACTCGTGGCCCAGCGCCGCCGCGGCCCGCCCCATCTCCTCGATGGGGCTGCCGCCGTCCGACCAGTCGGAGTGCAGATGGCAGTCGCCGCGCAGCAGCGCCCGCAGCCCCTCGCCGCGCCGCTCGCCACGGGGCGCCGCGGCCTCGCTCTCCAGTTTGCCCAGGTAGCCGGGGACCTGCCCGGCCAGCGCCTCCCGCACCACCTGCGCCGTCTTGGGGCCGACCCCCTTGAGCGACTCCAGCGTCCCGGCGTCGGCCCGCTCACGTATCTCGCCCGCGGGCAGCGTCGCCAGGACCCGGGCCGCCGTACGAAAGGCGCGCACGCGGTACGTCGGCGCCAGGGACCGCTCCAGCAGGAAGGCGATCCGCTCCAGAGCCTCGACGGGATCCATGGTCACCTCCACGTCCAGGGTTCCCCAGCCGCGCCCGGGCCGCACTGTTTGCCGGGCCCGCCCACGGGTACTGCGAAGCCTCGCCCTTCAACATCACGAGGAGGTCGACGATGTCCCCATCAGCTCCCGCCGGAGTGGCCGTGGTCACCGGTTCCGACTCCGGCATCGGCCGGGCCACCGCCGTCCGCCTCGCGCAGGCCGGCCTGGACGTCGGCATCACCTTCCACACCGACCACGAGGGCGCGGAGGAGACCGCCGCGGAGGTCCGTGCCCTCGGGCGGCGGGCCGAGGTCGCCCGACTGGACCTCACCGGTCTCCCCGAGGCCGCGGACACCGTGGACGAGCTCGCCGAGCGCCTCGGCCGCCTCGACGTCCTCGTCAACAATGCCGGTACGGGCACCATGACGCCGTTCCTCGACCTGGAGCTCGACACCGTGCGCGAGGTCCTGGACGTCGATCTGATCGGCCCGTTCCTGTGCGGGCAGCGGGCGGCCCGGCACATGATCCGGCAGGGCGACGGCGGCCGGATCGTCAACGTGACGTCCGTGCACGAGCACCAGCCCAGGGTGGGTGCGGCGCCGTACTGCGCGGCCAAGGGCGGCCTCGGGCTGCTCACCCAGGTCATGGCGCTGGAGCTCGCCGAGCACGGCATCACCGTCAACGCGGTCGCGCCGGGCGAGATCGCCACTCCGATGACCGGCCAGGAGGACACCGACGTGCGCGCCGAGTCCCGTCCCGGCGTCCCGCTCGGCCGTCCGGGCGACGCCCGGGAGGTGGCCGCCGTGATCGCGTTCCTCGCCGGACCCGACGCCTCCTATGTCACCGGCGCGTCCTGGAGCGTGGACGGCGGGATGCTCCGCATGGGCCCGCAGGCCGGCTCGCATCTGAAGAGCGACGACTGGCGGCGGCCCTGAACCGACGGCCATGAGACTGCGCACCAGCTCCTGCGAACGCCCCGGGTTCAGCCGCGTCCGCTGGGGCC
Coding sequences:
- a CDS encoding PHP domain-containing protein, with translation MDPVEALERIAFLLERSLAPTYRVRAFRTAARVLATLPAGEIRERADAGTLESLKGVGPKTAQVVREALAGQVPGYLGKLESEAAAPRGERRGEGLRALLRGDCHLHSDWSDGGSPIEEMGRAAAALGHEWAVLTDHSPRLTVARGLSPERLRRQLDVVAELNAGWAPFRLLTGIECDILDDGSLDQEPELLERLDVVVVSVHSKLRMDARAMTRRMVAAVRDPHSDVLGHCTGRLVTGRGRPESEFEPDEVFAALAETGTALEINSRPERLDPPRRLLRRAVEAGVLFSIDTDAHAPGQLDWQILGCARAEECGVPAERVVNTWSREDLLAWAGRRSLPTGVPGT
- a CDS encoding SDR family oxidoreductase is translated as MSPSAPAGVAVVTGSDSGIGRATAVRLAQAGLDVGITFHTDHEGAEETAAEVRALGRRAEVARLDLTGLPEAADTVDELAERLGRLDVLVNNAGTGTMTPFLDLELDTVREVLDVDLIGPFLCGQRAARHMIRQGDGGRIVNVTSVHEHQPRVGAAPYCAAKGGLGLLTQVMALELAEHGITVNAVAPGEIATPMTGQEDTDVRAESRPGVPLGRPGDAREVAAVIAFLAGPDASYVTGASWSVDGGMLRMGPQAGSHLKSDDWRRP